One segment of Ziziphus jujuba cultivar Dongzao chromosome 12, ASM3175591v1 DNA contains the following:
- the LOC125418600 gene encoding probable inactive purple acid phosphatase 2, translating into MTVPVGPIFFSNLFFFLSNLFFFFVYPTQQVSISISPTVLNKSGDSVVVRWSGVQSPSKLDWLGIYSPPSSKHDHFLGYVFLSSSPTWESGSGNVSIPLVNLRSNYSFRIFHWTESEVNPKRQDHDHNPLPGTAHLLATSEELGFESGRGPEQVHLSYTDRDDEMRVMFLTEDGGERLVRYGEGRDSLGDVAVARVSRYEREDMCDSPANSSIGWRDPGFIHDGVMKNLKNGVRYYYQVGSDSKGWSAIHSFVSRNRDSDETIAFLFGDMGTSIPYSTFLRTQEESISTVKWILRDIEALGDKPAFVSHIGDISYARGYSWLWDQFFTQIEPVASKVPYHVCIGNHEYDWPEQPWRPDWSMPIYRKDGGGECGVPYSLKFNMPGNSSEPTGTRAPATRNLYYSFDMGSVHFVYMSTETNFLQGSKQYEFLKHDLESVDRGKTPFVVVQGHRPMYTTSNENRDTSLRERLLEHLEPLFVKNKVTLAFWGHVHRYERFCPINNFTCGRTGLNGDDWEAFPVHVVIGMAGQDWQPIWEPRKDHPDVPIYPQPKYSMYRGGEFGYTKLVATKEKLRLSYVGNHDGKEHDMVEILASGQVLSGSNGGGDVDNSIDIAEARSNVKDEDTFSWFVKVASVLVLGAFIGYILGFVSHARKEAVSRNNWTPVKSSEDT; encoded by the exons gtctacCCAACCCAACAGGTCTCAATCTCTATCTCCCCCACCGTCCTCAACAAATCCGGCGACTCCGTCGTCGTCCGGTGGTCCGGCGTCCAATCCCCTTCCAAGCTCGATTGGCTCGGCATCTATTCCCCACCTTCCTCCAAACACGATCACTTCCTGGGCTACGTTTTCCTCTCCTCCTCACCCACATGGGAATCCGGGTCGGGCAACGTGTCGATCCCCCTGGTCAACCTTCGATCCAACTACTCCTTCCGGATTTTCCACTGGACCGAATCCGAGGTCAACCCAAAACGCCAGGATCACGACCACAACCCACTACCCGGCACGGCCCACCTGCTCGCCACCTCGGAGGAGCTCGGTTTTGAATCGGGTCGTGGGCCGGAGCAGGTCCATTTGTCGTACACGGACCGTGACGATGAGATGCGGGTCATGTTCTTGACAGAGGATGGTGGGGAGCGGCTGGTGAGGTACGGGGAGGGACGGGACTCGCTTGGTGACGTGGCGGTGGCACGGGTGAGCAGGTACGAGAGGGAGGACATGTGCGACTCCCCGGCGAATTCGAGCATTGGGTGGAGAGACCCTGGGTTTATCCATGATGGGGTTATGAAGAATTTAAAGAATGGTGTCAGATATTATTATCAG GTTGGAAGTGATTCTAAAGGTTGGAGTGCAATTCACAGCTTTGTGTCACGGAACAGGGACTCCGATGAAACAATTGCTTTCCTGTTTGGTGATATGGGAACTTCAATACCATACTCAACATTTCTTCGTACGCAAGAGGAGAGCATATCGACTGTAAAGTGGATCCTCCGTGATATTGAAGCTCTTGGTGACAAGCCTGCTTTTGTTTCACACATTGGTGATATCAGCTATGCAAGAGGTTACTCATGGTTGTGGGATCAGTTTTTCACTCAGATTGAACCTGTTGCATCCAAAGTTCCGTACCATGTGTGCATTGGTAATCATGAATATGATTGGCCTGAAcaaccttggagacctgattggtccatgccAATCTACAGGAAAGATGGAGGTGGTGAATGTGGTGTACCCTACAGCCTTAAGTTTAACATGCCTGGGAACTCTTCTGAACCAACTGGAACTCGTGCTCCAGCCACGCGGAACCTTTACTATTCATTTGATATGGGGTCAGTCCATTTTGTATACATGTCGACCGAAACCAATTTTCTACAGGGAAGCAAACAATATGAGTTCTTAAAGCATGATTTGGAGTCGGTTGATCGTGGCAAGACTCCTTTTGTGGTAGTCCAAGGACACAGGCCGATGTACACAACAAGTAATGAAAATAGAGATACTTCTTTAAGGGAAAGACTGTTAGAGCACTTGGAACCTTTGTTTGTGAAAAACAAGGTAACCCTTGCATTTTGGGGTCATGTCCATAGATACGAGAGGTTTTGTCCAATAAATAACTTTACTTGTGGAAGAACGGGCCTTAATGGGGATGATTGGGAAGCATTTCCTGTTCATGTTGTGATTGGTATGGCAGGACAAGACTGGCAACCTATCTGGGAACCAAGAAAAGATCACCCAGATGTCCCAATCTACCCACAACCTAAGTACTCTATGTACCGAGGTGGAGAATTTGGGTACACTAAATTGGTTGCTACAAAGGAGAAGCTTAGACTTTCATATGTTGGAAACCACGATGGAAAGGAGCATGATATGGTGGAGATTCTAGCATCTGGACAAGTTCTCAGTGGCAGCAATGGTGGAGGTGATGTGGATAACAGTATTGACATTGCTGAAGCCAGGAGTAATGTTAAAGACGAGGACACATTCTCTTGGTTTGTCAAAGTAGCAAGTGTTTTGGTGCTTGGGGCTTTTATAGGTTATATTCTTGGTTTCGTTTCACATGCAAGGAAAGAGGCTGTCTCAAGAAATAACTGGACACCTGTTAAGAGCAGTGAGGATACATGA